In the genome of Kitasatospora cathayae, one region contains:
- a CDS encoding thiamine pyrophosphate-binding protein has product MTHRPTFKPPFPGAWFAVADHLAHLGVHAVFGLPGDDMDLLAALEESNTTVVLCRDQRNALYMATGHALAQGSPAVCVVGKGPALTNALTGLLEARSAAAPVVLLAGGTALDRLGTGAFQELDQLAAVRPFVKRAERVDRPEQLPAALERAVATAVNGTPGPVYLEIAEQIGAQGIPRPVAWRDSRPQRLAPDEEVLRASAERIAAARRPLLLVGGGARHRNEGGAIERFAELLGAPVFVTASGRGTVAEDHPLYCGVSGLYAQEPVARLWHRADLVVALGSRLEETATFGWPERDALPVIQVVAGEDSVVTASPGLNVLGDVARTVAGWTAALATCPGARDWAELVREARSELFEAAAKRAEQARLTVPEGAVTVARVLEAIDRAVPEDRILVQENGLQDMWSYFYPHWTCRSAGGSIVPSEQTPLGFGVAAAFGAALAEPERPVVALAGDGAFNVFRGELPTLAEIPAPVLYVVLDNGGYGWLQSNLERVCGSHSRFAFAAADRATGTAGQARDLGLWYRRVERAEELDEVLTAAWIECSVGRTAVVEAAVTLGDRPPGVDEPDGDFPSPAQQQTNQG; this is encoded by the coding sequence GTGACCCACCGCCCCACCTTCAAACCCCCGTTCCCCGGCGCCTGGTTCGCGGTCGCGGACCATCTCGCCCACCTCGGGGTGCACGCCGTCTTCGGCCTGCCCGGCGACGACATGGACCTGCTCGCCGCGCTGGAGGAGAGCAACACCACGGTGGTGCTCTGCCGGGACCAGCGCAACGCCCTCTACATGGCCACCGGCCACGCCCTCGCCCAGGGCAGCCCCGCCGTGTGCGTGGTCGGCAAGGGCCCGGCCCTGACCAACGCGCTGACCGGGCTGCTGGAGGCCCGCAGCGCCGCCGCCCCGGTCGTCCTGCTGGCCGGCGGCACCGCGCTGGACCGCCTCGGTACCGGGGCCTTCCAGGAACTGGACCAGCTCGCCGCGGTACGGCCGTTCGTCAAGCGGGCCGAACGGGTCGACCGTCCCGAGCAGCTGCCCGCGGCCCTGGAGCGAGCGGTCGCGACGGCCGTCAACGGCACGCCCGGCCCGGTCTACCTGGAGATCGCCGAGCAGATCGGCGCGCAGGGCATCCCGCGACCGGTGGCCTGGCGCGACTCCCGGCCGCAGCGGCTGGCCCCCGACGAGGAGGTGCTGCGCGCGAGCGCCGAGCGGATCGCGGCGGCGCGCCGGCCGCTGCTACTGGTGGGCGGCGGTGCCCGGCACCGCAACGAGGGCGGCGCGATCGAGCGCTTCGCCGAGCTGCTGGGCGCACCGGTGTTCGTGACCGCCTCCGGGCGCGGCACCGTCGCCGAGGACCACCCGCTGTACTGCGGGGTGTCCGGCCTCTACGCCCAGGAGCCGGTCGCCCGGCTGTGGCACCGGGCGGACCTGGTGGTGGCGCTCGGCAGCCGGCTGGAGGAGACCGCGACCTTCGGCTGGCCCGAGCGCGACGCGCTGCCGGTGATCCAGGTGGTCGCGGGCGAGGACTCGGTGGTCACCGCCTCCCCCGGTCTGAACGTCCTGGGCGACGTGGCCCGTACGGTGGCCGGCTGGACCGCGGCCCTGGCCACCTGTCCCGGTGCCCGCGACTGGGCGGAGTTGGTGCGGGAGGCGCGCTCCGAGCTGTTCGAGGCCGCCGCCAAGCGCGCCGAGCAGGCCCGCCTGACGGTCCCCGAGGGGGCGGTGACGGTCGCCAGGGTGCTGGAGGCGATCGACCGGGCGGTGCCGGAGGACCGGATCCTGGTGCAGGAGAACGGCCTGCAGGACATGTGGTCGTACTTCTACCCGCACTGGACCTGCCGCTCGGCAGGCGGTTCGATCGTGCCCAGTGAGCAGACGCCGCTCGGCTTCGGCGTCGCCGCGGCGTTCGGCGCGGCGCTCGCCGAGCCCGAGCGCCCGGTGGTGGCGCTGGCCGGTGACGGCGCGTTCAACGTCTTCCGCGGTGAACTGCCCACGCTGGCCGAGATCCCGGCCCCGGTGCTGTACGTCGTGCTCGACAACGGCGGGTACGGATGGCTCCAGTCGAACCTGGAGCGCGTCTGCGGGTCGCACTCCCGTTTCGCGTTCGCCGCCGCCGACCGCGCCACCGGTACCGCCGGCCAGGCCCGCGACCTCGGCCTCTGGTACCGGCGGGTCGAGCGCGCGGAGGAGCTCGACGAGGTGCTCACCGCCGCCTGGATCGAGTGCTCCGTCGGGCGGACCGCCGTGGTCGAAGCGGCGGTGACCCTGGGCGACCGCCCGCCGGGCGTGGACGAGCCGGACGGCGACTTCCCGAGTCCGGCCCAGCAGCAGACGAACCAGGGGTGA
- a CDS encoding class III lanthionine synthetase LanKC N-terminal domain-containing protein → MTHVRGTVLPGTHPHQVRRRRRLELGKLLDGEAGPYILTDLRWGNGPLHVRYGGFASRCPGPDGTPVLAVARPDGTLVPDRRRPVFEVPERVTPPGFVTEAMAARDDGGSFPYRVERALHFSSAAAVYLAKDRAGRQVVLKEARPNAGYGQPDAVHVVDRFPLTANGKVDPRALRALIGAPPAPPAPAP, encoded by the coding sequence GTGACGCATGTCCGTGGCACTGTTCTTCCCGGGACTCATCCCCACCAAGTACGACGCCGTCGCCGTCTGGAGCTCGGCAAGCTCCTCGACGGCGAGGCCGGCCCCTACATCCTCACCGACCTGCGCTGGGGTAACGGCCCGCTGCACGTGCGCTACGGGGGATTCGCCTCCCGCTGCCCCGGCCCGGACGGCACCCCCGTCCTCGCCGTCGCCCGCCCCGACGGCACCCTGGTGCCCGACCGGCGCCGCCCGGTCTTCGAAGTCCCCGAGCGGGTCACCCCGCCCGGCTTCGTCACCGAGGCGATGGCCGCCCGCGACGACGGCGGCTCCTTCCCCTACCGGGTCGAACGGGCCCTGCACTTCTCCAGCGCCGCGGCCGTCTACCTCGCGAAGGACCGGGCGGGACGCCAGGTGGTCCTGAAGGAGGCCCGCCCCAACGCGGGCTACGGACAGCCCGACGCCGTCCACGTCGTCGACCGCTTCCCCCTCACCGCCAACGGCAAGGTCGACCCCCGCGCCCTGCGCGCCCTCATCGGCGCGCCTCCCGCCCCTCCCGCCCCGGCTCCCTGA
- a CDS encoding Hsp20/alpha crystallin family protein, translating into MLLRTDPFRELDRLTQQFLGTTGTWSRPTPMPLDAYRAGDQYVICFDLPGVDPEAIDIDVERNMLTVKAERRPRHQGDDVKWELSERPLGVFSRQVMLSDTLDPDGITADYDEGVLTLRIPVAERAKPRKVEISHGGTRKQIQA; encoded by the coding sequence ATGCTGCTGCGCACCGACCCGTTCCGCGAGCTGGACCGGCTGACCCAGCAGTTCCTGGGCACGACCGGCACCTGGTCCCGACCCACGCCGATGCCGTTGGACGCGTACCGCGCCGGCGACCAGTACGTGATCTGCTTCGACCTGCCAGGGGTGGACCCGGAGGCGATCGACATCGACGTCGAGCGGAACATGCTGACCGTCAAGGCGGAGCGCCGTCCCCGCCACCAGGGCGACGACGTGAAGTGGGAGCTGTCCGAACGGCCGCTCGGCGTGTTCTCCCGCCAGGTCATGCTGTCCGACACCCTCGACCCCGACGGAATCACTGCGGATTACGACGAGGGCGTGCTGACCCTGCGCATCCCCGTCGCCGAGCGGGCCAAGCCCCGCAAGGTCGAGATCAGTCATGGCGGCACCCGCAAGCAGATCCAGGCCTGA
- a CDS encoding STAS domain-containing protein, which yields MYDQIPVPFVVRARGEIDLDTAPRLHDDLVRALAAHREVVVDLSGLTFMDCSGLGALVQARHQADRQGARLVLRGVGRSVARLFELAGLDHHLFPGPPPTGTVARPRARTVQRRREDPS from the coding sequence ATGTACGACCAGATCCCCGTTCCGTTCGTGGTGCGGGCACGCGGCGAGATCGACCTCGACACCGCGCCCCGCCTGCACGATGACCTGGTCCGTGCGCTGGCCGCGCACCGCGAGGTGGTGGTCGACTTGTCCGGCCTGACGTTCATGGACTGTTCGGGCCTCGGCGCCCTGGTCCAGGCCCGCCACCAGGCTGACCGGCAGGGCGCCCGGTTGGTGCTGCGGGGCGTCGGCCGTTCCGTGGCCAGACTGTTCGAACTCGCCGGCCTCGATCACCACCTGTTCCCCGGCCCCCCGCCCACCGGGACCGTCGCACGACCCCGTGCCCGGACGGTCCAGCGCCGAAGGGAGGATCCGTCGTGA
- a CDS encoding DUF2267 domain-containing protein, translating to MTLRWEAFLEEIRERGEYDTREESERAARVVLALLGAHLVGDERAQLAARLPEALSLVLLNPLQAAEPLSPDRFVRATAAWIEGATEQTALWDVGAVLSTVADAAGDELMERVLLQLPPGYELLFGRPAPGQRP from the coding sequence GTGACGCTCCGATGGGAGGCGTTCCTGGAGGAGATCCGCGAACGCGGCGAATACGACACCCGCGAAGAGAGCGAACGCGCGGCCCGGGTCGTGCTGGCCCTGCTCGGCGCCCACTTGGTCGGCGACGAGCGGGCCCAGCTCGCGGCCCGCCTGCCCGAGGCCCTCTCGCTGGTCCTGCTCAACCCGCTGCAGGCGGCCGAGCCGCTCAGCCCGGACCGGTTCGTGCGCGCAACCGCCGCCTGGATCGAGGGCGCCACCGAACAGACCGCGCTCTGGGACGTCGGCGCCGTGCTGTCCACGGTCGCCGATGCGGCCGGTGACGAGCTCATGGAACGCGTCCTGCTCCAACTGCCGCCCGGCTACGAGTTGCTCTTCGGCCGCCCCGCGCCCGGCCAGCGCCCCTGA
- a CDS encoding DUF2267 domain-containing protein, with amino-acid sequence MTRHRRLVQQVRTDGRYRTDEEADRVLTAVLTHLGAQLTGEERCDLAAALPERARAVFAAQIPLPAPVSAPAFVEALARTLGTTLTAARWDASSVLTALATLAGQDLTDRLLTSLPRGYALLFGRADLAAAA; translated from the coding sequence ATGACCCGGCACCGCCGCCTCGTCCAGCAGGTCCGCACCGACGGCCGCTACCGGACCGACGAGGAAGCCGACCGCGTCCTGACCGCCGTCCTCACCCACCTCGGGGCCCAGCTGACCGGCGAGGAACGCTGCGATCTGGCCGCCGCCCTGCCCGAACGGGCCCGGGCCGTCTTCGCCGCCCAGATCCCGCTGCCCGCACCGGTCAGCGCCCCCGCGTTCGTCGAGGCCCTCGCCCGCACCCTGGGCACCACCCTCACCGCCGCCCGCTGGGACGCCTCCTCCGTGCTGACCGCCCTCGCCACCCTGGCCGGCCAGGACCTCACCGACCGCCTCCTCACCAGCCTCCCCCGCGGCTACGCCCTGCTCTTCGGCCGCGCCGACCTGGCCGCCGCCGCCTGA